Proteins encoded within one genomic window of Streptomyces sp. NBC_00523:
- a CDS encoding bifunctional DNA primase/polymerase, producing MNTHLQTALGLAARGVPVLPLRAGKVPFGNCRACRNNACGGRPSMKTPGPCECSRPCHAWAAATTDPATLTGPGWASAWRQAGAVAYHPGGTKLTVVDLDDAHAIAWARATLPATRTVPTTRGEHWIYKGNMQSANAVRLGVDIKSTMSYARWLGPGTGTMAPLPHTVRALVASKPSPVRPVTAPLPTADEECRHRTPVFLERGIAMAEQQITAATTAVHATVYRTFLAVLSTHGGCGCLTDTHMQRLFAAAQTKGESARHCTDAWTNALARLGM from the coding sequence ATGAACACCCACCTGCAAACCGCCCTCGGTCTGGCCGCACGCGGCGTGCCGGTGCTGCCGCTGCGGGCAGGAAAGGTCCCGTTCGGGAACTGCCGAGCCTGCCGGAACAACGCCTGCGGCGGCCGGCCGAGCATGAAGACCCCCGGCCCCTGCGAGTGCTCGCGCCCCTGCCACGCCTGGGCCGCCGCCACCACCGACCCCGCCACCTTGACCGGGCCCGGATGGGCGTCGGCGTGGCGACAGGCCGGTGCTGTGGCCTACCACCCCGGCGGCACCAAGCTGACCGTGGTCGACCTGGACGACGCCCACGCCATCGCCTGGGCCCGTGCCACGCTCCCCGCCACTCGCACCGTGCCGACGACGCGGGGCGAACACTGGATCTACAAGGGCAACATGCAGTCCGCGAACGCCGTGCGCCTCGGCGTCGACATCAAGTCCACGATGTCTTACGCCCGCTGGCTGGGCCCCGGCACCGGCACTATGGCCCCCCTGCCCCACACCGTCCGCGCGCTGGTCGCCTCGAAGCCGTCTCCGGTCCGGCCCGTCACCGCGCCCCTGCCGACCGCGGACGAGGAGTGCCGGCACCGCACACCCGTCTTCCTGGAACGCGGGATCGCAATGGCCGAGCAGCAGATCACCGCAGCCACCACCGCCGTGCACGCCACCGTCTACCGCACCTTCCTCGCCGTGCTCTCCACCCACGGCGGGTGCGGCTGCCTGACCGACACCCACATGCAGCGCCTGTTCGCCGCCGCCCAGACCAAAGGCGAGAGCGCCCGGCACTGCACCGACGCCTGGACCAACGCCCTCGCTCGACTGGGGATGTAA
- a CDS encoding ATP-binding protein, protein MSDDEKNPAREVITDYAQSHFRYFRTADGTVYAQRNGHPVARPIRSQGTTGSHRQELMVGLYKDGHGMFNGTALKEALDLIEALALTEDTQAVHIRVAPGFDGATWLDLGRSDGQSVRIHPTGWDITVPDPREVCWRRTQLTGELPLPAKDTEGKGIDLLLRLCNFATAETECLAIAWLIGCLGPSVPVPAPFLTGPQGAGKSTGGRMLVRIVEGMSGDLRRAPKDEENLIAAVAAGWVTALDNLSHMTPDLSDAMCCIVTGAENVKRALFTDGDVFRARYRRPLLLTGIDVGVIRPDLAERLLPLRLERPRVRRTEAELWMEYEDVLPVALGSLLDLTVKVRAAEAETPTDLRMADFAHLCAQLDVATGLGALAAYRASLDDLNDDVIEGDLLAQTVLAHADTIAPSSEQRMTSTEWLHCLSRVYSGDELRPLPKGWPTTGKVLSDRLKRLQPTLAARGVLIDSGRTKAGRYLEMTRQSAPPPPEQATAF, encoded by the coding sequence GTGTCCGACGACGAGAAGAACCCCGCCCGCGAAGTCATCACCGACTACGCCCAGTCCCACTTCCGGTACTTCCGCACCGCCGACGGCACCGTCTACGCCCAGCGCAACGGCCACCCCGTCGCCCGCCCCATCCGCTCCCAGGGCACCACCGGCAGCCACCGCCAAGAACTCATGGTCGGCCTCTACAAGGACGGCCACGGCATGTTCAACGGCACCGCCCTCAAGGAAGCGCTCGACTTGATCGAAGCACTCGCCCTGACCGAGGACACCCAGGCCGTGCACATCCGCGTCGCCCCCGGCTTCGACGGCGCGACGTGGCTAGACCTGGGCCGATCCGACGGGCAGTCCGTGCGCATCCACCCCACCGGCTGGGACATCACCGTCCCCGACCCGCGCGAGGTGTGCTGGCGGCGCACCCAGCTCACCGGCGAGCTTCCGTTGCCGGCCAAGGACACCGAGGGCAAGGGCATCGACCTCCTGCTGCGGCTGTGCAACTTCGCCACCGCGGAAACCGAGTGCCTGGCCATCGCCTGGCTCATCGGCTGCCTGGGACCCTCCGTTCCCGTCCCCGCCCCGTTCCTCACCGGCCCCCAGGGGGCGGGGAAGTCCACGGGCGGACGAATGCTCGTACGCATCGTGGAGGGCATGAGCGGCGACCTACGCCGGGCCCCGAAGGACGAGGAGAACCTGATCGCCGCCGTCGCCGCGGGGTGGGTAACCGCGCTGGACAACCTGTCCCACATGACGCCGGACCTGTCCGACGCCATGTGCTGCATCGTCACCGGAGCCGAGAACGTCAAGCGCGCCCTGTTCACCGACGGCGACGTCTTCCGCGCCCGCTACCGCCGCCCCCTGCTCCTGACCGGCATCGACGTCGGCGTCATCCGCCCCGACCTCGCAGAACGCCTCCTGCCCTTGCGGCTGGAGCGCCCCCGCGTCCGACGCACCGAAGCCGAACTCTGGATGGAGTACGAGGACGTCCTGCCCGTCGCCCTCGGGTCGCTCCTTGACCTGACGGTGAAGGTGCGGGCCGCCGAGGCAGAGACGCCGACGGATCTGCGGATGGCGGACTTCGCGCACCTGTGCGCGCAGCTCGACGTCGCCACCGGCCTCGGTGCACTCGCGGCGTACCGGGCGAGCCTGGACGACCTGAACGACGACGTGATCGAGGGGGACCTCCTCGCTCAGACCGTCCTCGCGCACGCCGACACCATCGCCCCGAGTAGCGAGCAGCGCATGACGTCCACCGAGTGGCTGCACTGCCTCAGCCGCGTCTACAGCGGTGACGAACTCCGTCCGCTCCCCAAGGGGTGGCCGACCACCGGCAAGGTGCTCTCCGACCGGCTCAAGCGGCTGCAACCCACCCTCGCCGCCCGCGGGGTCCTCATCGACAGCGGACGCACCAAAGCGGGCCGCTACCTCGAAATGACCCGCCAAAGCGCACCGCCACCGCCCGAACAGGCGACCGCATTCTGA
- a CDS encoding DNA methylase gives MTQPTTIRRARGHRPKILDLFSCAGGAAMGYNRAGFDVTGVDIIDRPSYPFSFVRADALDHLAALITSGEITRFAAVHASPPCQAGCTLTVGTNQSRGWGRTHVQLIPELRVLLDTTDLPYVIEQPNGKAPVRADLRLCGEMFGLGVLRHRVFELGGGWTVPQPAHPKHRGYVRGYRHGVYRDGPYVAAYGAGGGKASVPEMQAAMDITWTDVREELTEAIPPAFTELIGSARIASMQAVAA, from the coding sequence ATGACCCAACCCACCACCATCCGGCGAGCCCGCGGTCACCGGCCCAAGATCCTGGACCTCTTCTCCTGCGCCGGGGGCGCGGCCATGGGATACAACCGCGCCGGATTCGACGTGACCGGCGTCGACATCATCGACCGACCCAGCTATCCCTTCAGCTTCGTCCGGGCTGACGCCCTGGACCACCTCGCCGCCCTGATCACGTCCGGGGAGATCACCCGGTTCGCGGCGGTGCACGCCTCCCCGCCGTGCCAGGCCGGATGCACGCTCACGGTCGGTACCAACCAGTCGCGCGGCTGGGGCCGTACCCACGTCCAGCTCATCCCCGAACTCCGGGTCCTGCTCGACACCACCGACCTCCCCTACGTCATCGAGCAGCCCAACGGAAAGGCCCCCGTCCGCGCCGATCTTCGGTTGTGCGGGGAGATGTTCGGGCTCGGGGTCCTGCGCCACCGCGTCTTCGAACTGGGCGGCGGCTGGACCGTGCCCCAGCCCGCGCATCCGAAGCATCGGGGGTACGTGCGCGGCTACCGCCACGGCGTCTACCGCGACGGACCATACGTCGCCGCGTACGGGGCCGGCGGCGGCAAGGCCAGTGTCCCCGAGATGCAGGCCGCCATGGACATCACCTGGACCGACGTCCGCGAGGAACTGACCGAGGCCATCCCCCCGGCCTTCACGGAGCTGATCGGCAGTGCCCGAATCGCGTCGATGCAGGCGGTGGCCGCATGA